Proteins encoded by one window of Perca fluviatilis chromosome 13, GENO_Pfluv_1.0, whole genome shotgun sequence:
- the LOC120571001 gene encoding zinc finger protein 665-like, translating to MITHTGEKPFSCSECQRKFCRKSNLEDHMITHTGEKPYSCSFCKQRFAHKSTLKKHMRIHTGEKPFSCSVCNKSFTQSGHLQIHLRIHTVEKPFSCSVCNKSYTQSADLQKHMAVHTVEKPFSCSECQGKFGSKSNLEDHMITHTGEKPFSCYECGKAFTEKGNLKRHVRIHTGEKPFNCLVCKKSFTQRGSLQSHMRTHTGEKPFSCSVCKKSFKRRGDLYKHMRVHTREKPFSCSVCKKSFTQSGSLRSHMAVVHAGEKKFSCSVCDKRFGWSSDVKKHKCVGHINTGADVEDCEAPEPARNSYPFLQPETEEQTGDSSEPENDDSADWKETREPQSDLNSLKHDSRRKKTFSCSECGRRFGFKATLKTHMRTHTGEKPFSCSVCKKDFTQSGNLQKHMRIHTGEKPFSCSECGKTFTESGTLKKHMITHTGQKPFSCSVCKKSYTQSGDLQKHMIIHTGEKHKCVLHINTEADGEDCGVPEPARNSHPLLQPETEDQNGDSSDPETGYSADWKETREQLSALNSLKHDSRYVNQLLVVKEEVPPEHVEQLLVVKEEVPPEQQECSSSVDQQEPEPPPHIKEEQEELWSSQEGEQLQGLEEADITKFPFTPVPVKSEDDEEEAQSSQLHQRQTQHMETEADGEDCGGPEPPRNSHPLLQPETEDQTGDSSEPETVSADWKETREPQSALNSLIHDLHCKKAFIQPFDLKGNSKIHMRIHTGEKPFSCSECDKRFGQKEHLKRHMITHTGEKPFSCSLCDTRFGNDYNLKTHMITHTGDKPFSCSVCDKRFGLKSILKKHMLTHTDVEQLLVVKEEVPPEQQECSSSVDQQEPEPPPHIKEEQEELWSSQEGEQLQGLEEADITKFPFTPVPVKSEDDDEEAQSSQLHQRQTEHMETEADGEDCGGPEPARNSHPLLQPETEDQTGDSSDPETDDSADWKETRESQSALNSLKHGSRCKKTFSCSECGRRFGFKSHLNRHMMTHTGDKPFSCSVCGKIFSQKTDLERHMRTHTGEKPFSCSVCKKSFTERGGLRSHMVVHTGEKPFSCSICKKSFTERGSLQRHMLVHTGEKPFSCSICKKSFTQRGYLRSHMAVHTGEKRFSCSVCNRRFAWHSDVKRHKCVGQINTEADGEDCQFFPQN from the exons atgataactcacacaggagagaagcctttcagctgctctgagtgtcaGAGGAAATTTTGCCGCAAGTCAAATTTGGAAGATCACAtgataactcacacaggagaaaaaccttatAGCTGCTCATTTTGTAAGCAAAGATTTGCCCACAAGTCAACTCTTAaaaaacacatgagaatccacacaggagagaagccttttAGCTGCTCGGTTTGTAATAAgtcttttacacagagtggaCATTTACAAATACACCTAAGAATCCACACAGTAGAGAagccttttagctgctctgtTTGTAATAAATCTTATACACAGAGTGCagatttacagaaacacatggcAGTCCACACAgtagaaaaacctttcagctgctctgagtgtcaGGGGAAATTTGGCAGCAAGTCTAATCTGGAAGATCACAtgataactcacacaggagaaaaaccttttagctgctATGAGTGTGGTAAAGCTTTTACTGAAAAAGGAAACCTGAAGAGACATGTCAGaattcacacaggagagaaaccttttaACTGCTTAGTCTGTAaaaaatcttttacacagagaggaagtTTACAGtcacacatgagaactcacacaggagaaaaaccttttagctgctcagtctgtaaaaaatcttttaaacggAGAGGAGATTTATATAAACACATGAGAGTCCACACaagagaaaaacctttcagctgctcagtctgtaagaaatcttttacacagagtggaAGTTTACGGTCACACATGGCCGTAGTCCACGCAGGAGAGAAAaaattcagctgcagtgtttgtgatAAAAGATTTGGCTGGAGTTCTGATgtcaaaaaacataaatgtgttggtcatATAAACACAGGAGCTGATGTAGAAGACTGTGAAGCACCAGAACCAGCAAGGAACTCATATCCatttttacaaccagagactgaagagcagactggagactcttctgaacctgagaatgatgacagtgctgattggaaggagaccagagaacctcagtcagatttaaactctctgaaacatgattcaagacgtaagaaaacattcagctgctctgagtgtgggagaagATTTGGCTTCAAGGCAACTCTGAAgacacacatgagaactcatacaggagagaaaccttttagctgctcagtttgtaagaaagattttacacagagtggaaatttacaaaaacacatgagaatccacacaggagagaagccatttagctgctctgagtgtggtaaaACTTTCACTGAAAGTGGAACCCTGAAGAAACACATGATAACTCACACAGGACAAAagccttttagctgctcagtttgtaagaaaTCGTATACACAGAGTGGagatttacagaaacacatgataatccacacaggagaaaaacataaatgtgttttacatataaacacagaagctgatggagaggactgtggagtaccagaaccagccaggaactcacatccacttttacaaccagagactgaagaccagaatggagactcttctgatcctgagactggttacagtgctgattggaaagAGACCAGAGAACAACtttcagctttaaactctctgaaacatgattcaagat atgttaatcagctgttggtggttaaagaagaggttccccctgagc atgttgagcagctgttggtggttaaagaagaggttccccctgagcagcaggagtgtagctccagtgtggaccagcaggagccagagccccccccacacattaaagaggaacaggaggaactgtggagcagtcaggagggagagcagcttcaagggctggaggaggctgatatcaccaagttcccattcactcctgtccctgtgaagagtgaagatgatgaagaggaagctcagtcctcacagcttcatcagagacaaactcaacacatggaaacagaagctgatggagaggactgtggaggaccagaaccacccaggaactcacatccacttttacaaccagagactgaagaccagactggagactcttctgaacctgagactgtcagtgctgattggaaggagaccagagaacctcagtcagctttaaactctctgataCATGATTTACATTGTAAGAAAGCATTCATCCAACCATTTGATTTAAAGGGAAATTCTAAGatacacatgagaatccacacaggagagaaacctttcagctgctctgagtgtgataAACGATTTGGCCAGAAGGAAcatctgaagagacacatgataactcacacaggagaaaaaccttttagctgctcacTTTGTGATACAAGATTTGGAAATGATTATAATCTGAAGACCCACATGATAACTCATACAGGAGacaaacctttcagctgctcagtttgtgaTAAAAGATTTGGCCTCAAGTCAATTCTTAAGAAACACATGTTAACTCATA cagatgttgaacagctgttggtggttaaagaagaggttccccctgagcagcaggagtgtagctccagtgtggaccagcaggagccagagccccccccacacattaaagaggaacaggaggaactgtggagcagtcaggagggagagcagcttcaagggctggaggaggctgatatcaccaagttcccattcactcctgtccctgtgaagagtgaagatgatgatgaggaagctcagtcctcacagcttcatcagagacaaactgaacacatggaaacagaagctgatggagaggactgtggaggaccagaaccagccagaaactcacatccacttttacagccagagactgaagaccagactggagactcttctgatcctgagactgatgacagtgctgattggaaagAGACCAGAGAatctcagtcagctttaaactctctgaaacatggttcaagatgtaagaaaacattcagctgctctgagtgtgggagaagATTTGGCTTCAAGTCACATCTGAACAGACACATGATGACTCACACAGGAGAtaaaccttttagctgctctgtGTGTGGGAAAATATTTAGCCAAAAG ACAGATCTGGAgagacacatgagaactcacacaggggagaaaccttttagctgctcagtttgtaagaaatcttttacagagagaggaggtttacggtcacacatggtagtccacacaggagaaaaacctttcagctgctcaatttgtaagaaatcttttacagaGAGGGGAAGTTTACAGAGACACATgttagtccacacaggagagaaacctttcagctgctcaatttgtaagaaatcttttacacagagaggatatttacggtcacacatggcagtccacacaggagagaaaagattcagctgcagtgtttgtaacagAAGATTTGCCTGGCATTCTGATGTCAAAagacataaatgtgttggtcagataaacacagaagctgatggagaggactgtcaGTTTTTCCCACAGAATTAG